Genomic segment of Paenibacillus sp. FSL R5-0623:
CGGATGTCCGTGTACGATAATCTCAGCTTGACGCTCTTCAACGTTCGCTCCTGCCTTCCGCAGTTCGTTCAAGTAATCGGTGATTCGGTCACATTCCTTGTAACGCAGGTTCTCTACATTATAGAACCGAGACGTGCCTTCCGCAAACACAGCTGCGGCTACCATAGCCAAAACCGCGTCCGTTGCGGCATCCCCGTCGAATTCGATCGCTTTCAGTCTGCCATTTCCTTGAACGTGTACAACATCGTTCTCATGTGTCAACGGCACTTCCATCATACGCAGAACGTCAACGATGGCACGTTCTCCCTGTTTGCTCTGCTCCATCAGGCGCAGAATTTTCACATCAGACTGTGTAACCGCTGCTGCTGCAAGAACTGCTGCTGATCCAGGGTAATCCCCTTGTACGGTATAAGTCGTTGGCTGGTAGGCCTGTCCACCTGGTACACGGAAGGACATGTAATCATCACTTGCATGGATAACGATGCCTGCTTGCTCCAGCACTTCCAGCGTCTGTCCGATAACAACCTTGGACTTCAGGTCATTCAGCACTTCAATGGTGCTGTCTTCTGCAAGCAAAGGCGTAACAAACAGCAATGCGCTCAGATACTGGGAGCTGACGGAGCCGGATACACGAATGTGTCCACCCTTGGCATTGCCACCTTTGATTGTAATCGGCAGGCGTCCTTGTTCGTGCTGTACTTCTACACCCAGTTGGCCAAGCGCATCGATCAGGTCATCATGCGGACGTTTACCTAGCGAATCCGGGTACGTATTTATAAATGTAACGTCTGGACAGAGCGCTGTAACTCCCATGAGGAAACGAAGTACAGCACCCGCATTCCCCACATTCAACTCACGCACATCACGGGGATGACTTCCGAAGCCCTTGATTACAATCTTGCTGTCGTCTTCTTCAAGTTCAGCCCCAAGATCACGAATACATCTGCGCATGGCGTCACTGTCTTCACTGTGTGCCGGGAAATGAATGGTACTTGTGCCTTCTGCCAGCGCAGCAGCCAGCAAATAGCGGGTAGTGTAGTTTTTGGAGGACAGAGCCCCGATTTCCCCGCTCAGAGTGGGGGTTGGTTTAACAATAACGTCCATGGATGAAATTCTCCTTCATTGATTATATTGTCGCCAAATTGACATTCCGTGCATCGCTTGGGTATCATTATAGGCGTTAAGTCCATACAGAAAAGAGGACCTGAATATGACACAAATAGCTGAAATTGAAACGTCTGAGCTGCGCCGCCGTTTACAGGCGGGAGAGAAGCTGCAGATGATAGACGTCCGCGAGGACGATGAAGTGGCGCAAGGCATGATCGAAGGAGCCAAGCATATCCCGCTTGGACAGATTCCGGACCGACTGTCTGAGATTGAGAAATCAGGTGAGATCGTAATCATCTGTCGTAGCGGTTACCGCAGTGAGCGTGCCTGTGAATATCTGCAGCAACTGGGATACGAAGGCTGTACAAACATGGTCGGCGGTATGCTTCAGTGGCATCAGGAAGACTAGAGTAATGTGGAGCGGATCGAAGTCATAGGTAACTTTAGACCTCTAACCTACTCTGCTCCTAGAAACAAACGGACGGGCCAATATGGCCCGTTTTGTTATATCTGCCACCATCTATTCAACCATCAAACTTCGATGATAACAAGCTTAGACGCGGTAATGCACTAAAATTAAACGAGTCACTTCAGCAGCGGATAACTCCGTTGTATCCACAGTATAATGTGCGAACCGATACGCGTCTTTCCGTTCTTCCATAATTGCCTGAATGCGCTCCTCTGCATTGCCTGCGAGAAGTGGACGATTGTCACAGCCACTAACACGCTCCACAATCACTGCCGGATCAGCAGTCAAGGCAACAACCCAACCATTCTTCAACATCACGTCACAATTATCCGAACGCAGCACCACGCCACCTCCGGTCGCTATGACCTGTGACTTCTTCTCCAGCACCGAGCACAACATGCGGCTCTCGGCATCACGGAAATACGTCTCTCCCTTGCCAGTGAACAATTCTGGAATCGTACAGCCTTCCTCTTTTTCCACCGCGGCGTCTACATCAATCAATCGATAACCCAGCTCACGTGCAAGCATGTCAGCGACGGTTGATTTGCCGGTTCCCATCATGCCAATGAGAATAATATTGTTAGACTTGCTCAAGGTGTACACTCCTTTAATTCAAGCAATTCGTGAGCACTTTTGTCCTATCATAACACAGCCCTGCGGACTGGGAAAGACCATCTCCTGACCGACTTCC
This window contains:
- a CDS encoding shikimate kinase, which gives rise to MSKSNNIILIGMMGTGKSTVADMLARELGYRLIDVDAAVEKEEGCTIPELFTGKGETYFRDAESRMLCSVLEKKSQVIATGGGVVLRSDNCDVMLKNGWVVALTADPAVIVERVSGCDNRPLLAGNAEERIQAIMEERKDAYRFAHYTVDTTELSAAEVTRLILVHYRV
- a CDS encoding rhodanese-like domain-containing protein, whose translation is MTQIAEIETSELRRRLQAGEKLQMIDVREDDEVAQGMIEGAKHIPLGQIPDRLSEIEKSGEIVIICRSGYRSERACEYLQQLGYEGCTNMVGGMLQWHQED
- the aroA gene encoding 3-phosphoshikimate 1-carboxyvinyltransferase; its protein translation is MDVIVKPTPTLSGEIGALSSKNYTTRYLLAAALAEGTSTIHFPAHSEDSDAMRRCIRDLGAELEEDDSKIVIKGFGSHPRDVRELNVGNAGAVLRFLMGVTALCPDVTFINTYPDSLGKRPHDDLIDALGQLGVEVQHEQGRLPITIKGGNAKGGHIRVSGSVSSQYLSALLFVTPLLAEDSTIEVLNDLKSKVVIGQTLEVLEQAGIVIHASDDYMSFRVPGGQAYQPTTYTVQGDYPGSAAVLAAAAVTQSDVKILRLMEQSKQGERAIVDVLRMMEVPLTHENDVVHVQGNGRLKAIEFDGDAATDAVLAMVAAAVFAEGTSRFYNVENLRYKECDRITDYLNELRKAGANVEERQAEIIVHGHPEGVEGGVEINAHFDHRVIMALTVVGLRSKKPLRIRDAHHVAKSYPQYFDHLQALGASVQWVKE